GAATTTACTAAACAaactctatttttttctatttgtattttttgtttgttattatgtCCATTAATTGCTTTGAAAATTAGTAGATGTACATATTTTGTACGAAGTAAAGTTTACCTTTTAATATAACGCCTTCTTGTTACTATCAACAACAGGGTCGTTACTTACgaaaaatacagtttttataatacatgtataactttaatttgtgttttgaatttttaaaggAGATTTTTATGGAAAATCCAAAATGAACATAAGTTGTCATTGTCCGCCTTCATGTTCTAGCACACGATACGAAGTAACACTTTCTTCATCCATATTTCCGTCTGACTTCTACAGTGATTTTCTACTAAGGAGGAATAACTTGAATGAATTTGAACGGGATTTTTACAGGTAATTACGTTTAGTAAATAATTTCATAGTATCAGATGCTCGTTTTGTCACAGCTCTTGATTCCTTGCTCGGCTTTTACCATTCTTAtacctttttgaattttaagcTCTATTTTCTCCTTCAAAATTTGGATATTTCAAATGTGTACCTAAGGCATGAACTAGCAAAGATACATTTGTTGttgaaatgtgcatctggtgcatTGAAATTGCTACCGCTGAAGTTATTTATGTCTATCAGTGGTACTCGAAGCTAACTCAACAGTGATTTAAAATCCAAAACTTAGTACAGCGTTAACTTTGTCAATGTGATAAAAACATGTGGATGTTCGAAAGGTATATGATTATCAATGAACTAATATTTactttatattgtatttgttttgtgattTCTTTTTCTGGGGAACAAATTTTTTAAgtagatttgataaaaaaatcacaaaacataattttatatatattgcattCCTGCTCATAActgccatttaaaaaaatgtgcttCCAATTATAACGCTATTTCTTACCTGttaattgtataaaatgtatggtGGTTTAAACATATAAAGTATTCTTAAGACGGGTGGTGCAGACTTAGCACAATTTTagcttttgataactttttttcccGTGTTGATTTTTTATCATCTCGCCGCCAATTATTAAAATCTCTCCTGGATTACGCATTATTTATTCAGACTTCAACTTAACATTTCAGAAAAGACTTAATAGTCATTCACATCTACTTTGAAGAACTGAAAACAACAATTGTAAGACAATCACCTGTCTATGAATCTTCAGTGGCGATATTTGGTTAGTTTTATATGTCATTACGTTCAATCTCTCTGCATTGATTGGTTTATTATGTGATTACGTTCAAATTCTTTATAACCTAATTATATTCAATGAAAGTAAAGATTTCGGACGTCTGAAGCACTTTTCTTAGTTTACCTTTACCATCATTgctacaaaatgtttaaaaaaaacagatttgttAGAATctctttattaatataaaaaggtTACTTAAAAGAATAGCAAATTCGTTTTAAGTCAACTTTGAATGAGAGAGTTTACTATACTTGATACTTATCTTCATATACagtattaataaaataaagaatatgaatggggaatgtgcaaagaaacaaaaacccgaccaaagaCCTGAACACATTATGATGTCTACATAGAAAATATTAccattttattatgttattttcagGAAATATTGGAGGACAGATGGGATTATTCCTAGGAGCCAGTATACTCACCCTTACAGAGCTTGGAGAATTTTTGGGGTTTGTTTTGTGGTTTATCTGGAAGAAATGTATAAACATGAATCGTACAAACTGttcaaaagaaaagaatgtcaaTGCCACACTCCAAGAAATGTAAACACGTCTAGTCATGATTAAGTAAAAACGTtaattatatatctatcattatTAAACTTAGTTGTGAACAAttctaataaaatttaaaaaatatattacgttgcaaatatatagttatatatgtATCATCGTTACCTTAATTGGTAACAAATGTTTAACAAGTTATTCAATACATCACAtggcaaatatttaaagtttatatctCTGACAAAAAATGACAACGACATGaattgttaatatataaaagaagaagatgaggtatgattgccaatgagacaactttctacaagagaccaacatgacagaaattaacaactataggtcatcacgccttcaacaatgaacaaagcccataccgtacagttagctataaaaggccacgaattgacaatgtaaaaagattcaaacgagaaaactaacggccttagttaggtaaaaaaatgaacgaaaaacaaacaaataggtcacacataaataaacgacaaccacctaattacaagctcctgacttgggacaggcccttacatacataatgtggcggggttaaaaatgttagaGGGATCCCAACCTTCCCCTATCCTCGGACAGTGTTATAGCAGTTCCACATAAAATGTCTCATATTCAAGCCTATAGGTCGAAACCAAATAGACGTACAAATCctcaaatgtaaacaaaaaaggCGAATATGTTTTGAATGGAGTGAACGTTAACTGTGTTAAAATCAGAAAATcctttacatttgatttataaaaaatatgaaggGTTATGATACTCAGTCCTTCACAAACCACTCATTGGTCAAATCCGGCCGATTTTTAAATCAAAGACACAAATCTTGCGACTCAATGGCTTTATTTCGCAACTAGTTTTTTATTCTTCTATAACACTGACAGATATCCGTGTTATATACCATGCAGAATGTGATTGAAAAAACATTGGCGGAAGAAAATCAATctctaaacatacatgtaaacaGCTAGTTCTATAAAAAGATTTCGTGTGGTCAAAAAACTGTTTTTGATGTTTTCAATAGAATAAGTGTTCATCATGCATGTTATATTTCCGTATCATGTGACCTTACCAAAGAGACATATCGTTATAACTTCAGCCAACACAAATGCGAGGAGAAAATCGTGATGGGACAAACAAACGTGctcttgaagaaaaaaagtaatacCAGATTCTTAATgaacaaatttattaatttaatcaCTGAACAACTGTTAGGGAAaagttacatgtttttttttgtaagttaaCAAACGGGAATGCGttggaaatataaaaatgtcatgGTTCTTTTAATTCACTTATCTGTCATGTTTTCTACGTGTTCTGTTTTAATGTTAACCAGTGTCACTATTGGTAAATTTCGGCAACAAACACGAATGTGAACTAGCTTGCATTCTACAACCCttgaatgaaatataatttgttgataaTACGCAACagatatgtaataaaaaaaatatcattgcgATCCACACTTCATCCTATACCGCTAgccaatatataaaataaacaaacacacagcaaaacgccatacacatatataaatatatacaagtctaattgaaaactacgttcaaacctatgattgtgttggataaaaaccgcaattttttacgtgtgcatgtaaaacaaatttcgttgtagaagggtctaaatacagcactaacaacattttccaaaagaccaaaaaagtgaaaaagtatgtTAAAAGAAAACGCATTTGGCTAACATGTCGAACAACTGattttctttaaccctgctgactgccattggcgattgccaaataaaattgatcacaagatgtaacaaaatggatcttaaaataaatttaatactaaacagaaaacaatcaaGTGTGTAGATGTTGTTGCCGAGCAGTATCCGActcaaaaagaaaatgatatatagAAAAgaggttttgaaaaaaaaataaaaattattacatttttagagatatattataatattgtatttcattttagcCACCAATTTATTTAACAGCATGTAAAGTTCCAACACATGTACATCTAAATTaatcttattttgaaaaagtgtgTTTAACCGATTGATTCgtgtttttgtgtttaaaatatatatttcaacacACATTGCACATGTATAGTATAATGCCGTGTTTATCATGTGTTTATCGTGTTTTGATACAATAGAAACATGtatacctacatgtatgtctgtctGTTATGTTCTTTGAGGAGGTATCACTTTTTAAATGGCTGTaagtgtaaataaaaaaacatgttttgaaataGCTTTGATCAACCTTTAATTAATCCAAAGCACAGACACTTCTCATAAACTAAGTCTGGGATAACATAATCCTTTAGTCTGGGATAACATGATATCTTCATTGAGTgtaattggctttgaactagctatcAGGAaatgtgttggttttttttttttactaatattaatatgttatttgtttttatgtgctTCGTATCGATATATTGAATTAATTCATTTGTAACTAACTTTTTTCAGTTTGCTCTTGTAATGTGTTGTTACACAGCTGTCCAAGGTTAGGTGGGCTGAGCGCTTCCAAAAGAGTTTAACCTCGGCATCTAAGTGTTTTGTCCCAAAtctttaattcagtggttgtagtcTGTTGTCAGTCATATTGttctttattatgtatatatatgaataacatgtttaattatggtttttttctgataaatctGTACGTAAGTTGTATATACTAAGAAAAATTGTCAAAGGCAAACTATTCATTTAGAAAAACAAGTATTCATACATTTCTTTTGATATACggttaagaaaatattatttgtacACGGTGATATGAGAATCTGTGTAttggaaatgaaataaaactcaaaacacacatgcatataaaaaaatacaagtatgTTTTTATCAGGGTTAGTCCATACACTATACTTATgttgtaaaatgtttattaagccattctttttttttataaaatgaaatgaaacaaaaaaaatcctacTTATTAGAATATGTAACATGCAACAACTTTTAATGTATCTTATTAACATAAATTATGCATCATATTAGTCtaataataaaactttataatttCTTGGTATCGtcgttttgtttaattttctcatGTGAGATTTGCATCAACACAcacattttttacaattattccattcagaaattcaacaaaaactttttttttcatcacaggAAGTCTGCATTGTATTcattatatatcaaattaacGTGATATTTTATACCGGGTTATAATCTATAGCCATTATGTATGCATGCTTCTTTGCAACACCTCAAACGAATAAAGTTATAAGATATAGcttatttcaaactttaacaGCGAGAGACctgtacaaatattttacattgggAAATGGCATTGCATTATGATAGCAATAccacaaataaatatatcttgaATTTTCATAGAgaagtatataattatattacgTATATTCATGATCCTGACAATTACATGTTTGATGTCTCGCAGTATCATTTTTTGACAAAGAGGACTTGGATACTAATTCACAAATTTCATCttcgttgtttttaaaaatggatTAACTGATGGTAAGTGCTGGGGGTGTCAACGAAACAATAGTATTTTATAAGACGCACTACATCAATATATTCGAATGTATTCAAACATAGACAGGTCCGATCAAAACAAACATAGTTGATGTAATGAATCATGACCTCCtcttaaataagtttgaaatattttgtgattttaaagtttgatattCGTTAATTGTCTTGTTCCTTTAAACGTGCAGGTAGTATAGCAAAATACGTTGTTAGAGCTGGATTTAGAGGAGGACCCCCCTTTattggaaaaatttggttgataatatagggaatcactgaagcatgaccaaCGCGGTCCCTCcgcttaggcagtcagtggatccgccactgctttATTTATCTTAACTGGCTCAACTATGaattataacttataaatatgaaTCATGGTACGTGTCAGTTGGAATATACCACAGTGAGTTGGTTTCCATAGAAATGCTAAGTGTCTGCTGAAACCAACGTCCATCAAATATCAAGGGTGTTATCATTAAAAACATCAAGCACCATTTCACCTTATTAATCATGACCTATTGTTCGGGACAGTTTCCGTTTACGAAGTAAAATGTGTCCAATCCTAGAAAAATGTAGACTAAATTGAAAGTTGTATCTttacttttgtcattttaagAGAAACAATTGGActtcttattttgtttgttttaatgattaGGAATGAGTTGATAACAGTAGAGAGGTTAACTGCTTGGAAACATCTTAACTGTATATTATGTTATGACTTCAGAAACGcgtttcatattttattttcatttgttcatttgttttctttattctttcgtaatgtatttgtttcattgtCCCAAGGAAAGCTACTCTAGTAACGTACTGTCATTGATTGTTGCCGAAAAAAACAGCCCGCTAACATAATTAACCAcgtcacattatttatgtatgtgcctgtaccaagcattcagttgttgtcgtttgtttatgtgttacataattgtttttcgttcatttttttttaatatttttcttataaaaaaaaatggccgttagttttctcgttgaattgtttttgccttttatagctgactatgcgatatgggctttgctcattgttgaaggcctaacggtgacctatagttgttaatgtctgtgtcattttgatctcttgtggacagttgtctcattggcaatcataccacatctcctttttatattgtacaatgacctataaatgtttttaatttctgtgtcatttggactcttgtggagagttgtctcattggcaattatgccacatcttctatttCATAGTATATAGTGGGTTTTTTCAGTAGAGTCTGGTCAGTTACTAATGTTCTTGTTGTCAAAATCCATCATGAAGGACGCAACTATTGACCACTAGTCTAGCTGAGCCTAGACTGTGTTCAAGTTCTACAGGGCATGAGAcgtacacagctacttttgcataggtactactTCCGTActtaaaatatgtagtactggaaattaacttttaatatttagtactatttctttacttttaaattattgtaatatttaggtacttgtattttacagtacttgatttgtactaaatattttggtacagaaataatacaatattccatgtttgaaaatcataattttaagagatttgaaatagaaaatctttcaaaatgctaaaaatataacggtagtaaccaaaaatctgtagtacctaaatttcaagtacaaattaagtactgtaaaatacaggtacctatatattacaataattttaaagtaacaaaatagtactgaatatcaaaagtaaatttccagtactacataaTTTTAGTACAGAAacagtacctatgcaaaagtagctgtgtagctatgtcatttttttgtgtgtactCTCGAACCTCGTCGAGAGGTatgagcccccccccccttttccccctATCGGTGCCAGGTCGTACATTTGTAGCACCTACTGGTAGTGGATTCGAAGAGACAAAGTCTCCTGAAGCTAACGAGTTGTCGAGAATGAAGTACCATTTCTGTCAT
This is a stretch of genomic DNA from Mytilus trossulus isolate FHL-02 chromosome 6, PNRI_Mtr1.1.1.hap1, whole genome shotgun sequence. It encodes these proteins:
- the LOC134721621 gene encoding acid-sensing ion channel 3-like, encoding MNISCHCPPSCSSTRYEVTLSSSIFPSDFYSDFLLRRNNLNEFERDFYRKDLIVIHIYFEELKTTIVRQSPVYESSVAIFGNIGGQMGLFLGASILTLTELGEFLGFVLWFIWKKCINMNRTNCSKEKNVNATLQEM